The following proteins are encoded in a genomic region of Acidobacteriota bacterium:
- a CDS encoding phosphatidylinositol kinase, with the protein MTTGLCAVQHIRRMRGGSQAHLLRASDGAYYVTKFQNNPQHVRVLANEMLATRLGHWLGLPMPQVEVIEVSDWLIENTPELRVQTGATSIACKSGRQLGSRFLCDPLTATFDYLPDGALMKVANLADFARVLVLDKWTANCDGRQAIFSRKGSQGLYHASFIDQGYCFNAGEWTFIDSPLRGAFANHRVYERVLNWDSFEPALSKAERVEHTDLYECAKGVPEEWFEGDSAALDQLFNSLFRRRGLIRELIDEFRCSSRNPFPKWSEPSLGL; encoded by the coding sequence ATGACTACCGGACTTTGTGCAGTACAGCATATCCGGAGAATGCGTGGGGGATCGCAAGCCCACCTTCTTCGAGCTTCTGATGGCGCTTATTACGTCACCAAATTCCAAAACAATCCCCAACACGTTCGCGTGCTGGCCAACGAAATGCTTGCCACCCGCCTCGGGCACTGGCTCGGCCTGCCCATGCCGCAGGTAGAGGTCATCGAGGTCTCGGACTGGTTGATTGAGAATACGCCGGAGCTGCGTGTTCAGACCGGCGCGACTTCGATCGCGTGCAAGAGTGGCCGTCAACTCGGATCCAGATTTCTGTGCGATCCGCTCACAGCGACATTCGACTATCTGCCGGACGGCGCTCTAATGAAGGTTGCGAACCTGGCGGACTTTGCGCGCGTGCTGGTTCTGGACAAATGGACGGCAAACTGCGACGGGCGGCAGGCGATTTTCAGCCGGAAGGGCAGCCAGGGCCTTTACCATGCGAGCTTCATCGACCAGGGATATTGCTTTAATGCCGGGGAATGGACGTTTATCGACTCACCGCTGCGCGGTGCTTTTGCCAACCATCGTGTGTATGAGCGAGTGCTGAACTGGGATTCCTTTGAACCGGCATTAAGCAAAGCAGAACGTGTAGAACACACCGATCTGTACGAGTGTGCAAAAGGCGTTCCGGAAGAATGGTTTGAGGGCGACTCGGCTGCTCTCGACCAACTTTTCAATTCCTTGTTCCGACGTCGAGGGTTGATACGGGAGCTGATTGACGAGTTTCGCTGCTCCAGCCGCAATCCTTTTCCGAAATGGTCGGAGCCGTCGCTCGGTTTGTGA
- a CDS encoding MFS transporter encodes MQNTFSVAARLERLPISRFHRRFIALVSLGEWFDMYDLFMVAYLGAAWQHSGFLSLHQFSQLIAAGFLGMFIGTISFGIGSDHMGRRSAFIVMLLIYSAFTLLGALAPSAAWLTVARFFAGIGIGAEIVVIDTYVSEMTPSHARGRFVAITQVAGFTAVPTVALLARILVPTHFLISGWRWVMVFGAAGALLAWYLRLSLPESPRWLESMNRIAEAEKIVETLEDELNASKIQTQPTKSISPDSLSAAASTGRRLRLIQLGELWNRRYRKRTLMLVMFQALQTLGFYGFANWAPTFLLKRGIGLLHSLDYSLLIALIAPVGPLIASFTADRLERKWTILGLALSIAASGLGFALWRSPVMIVASGALVTLCTNWFSAVFHSYQSELFPTRIRATGVGFTYSWSRLSAALSAFLIAAVLRHGVTPVFAVLAAAMVGVAVVIAFGPETNRKSLEELSP; translated from the coding sequence ATGCAAAATACTTTCTCGGTTGCAGCCCGCCTCGAACGGCTGCCAATAAGCAGGTTTCATCGTCGCTTCATCGCCCTTGTCTCCCTGGGTGAGTGGTTCGACATGTATGACCTGTTCATGGTCGCCTACCTGGGAGCCGCATGGCAGCACTCCGGCTTCCTTTCCCTGCACCAGTTCAGCCAGCTGATTGCCGCCGGGTTTCTCGGCATGTTCATCGGCACCATTTCCTTCGGGATCGGCAGCGATCACATGGGTAGGCGCAGCGCGTTCATCGTGATGCTGTTGATCTACTCGGCATTCACGCTCCTTGGAGCCCTCGCACCATCAGCGGCATGGCTGACCGTCGCGCGTTTTTTCGCGGGCATCGGAATTGGAGCCGAGATCGTGGTGATCGACACGTACGTGAGCGAGATGACTCCCAGTCATGCCAGGGGGCGTTTCGTTGCCATTACTCAGGTCGCCGGATTTACCGCTGTGCCAACCGTCGCATTACTCGCCCGCATTCTTGTGCCGACGCACTTTCTCATCAGCGGCTGGCGATGGGTGATGGTCTTCGGTGCCGCCGGAGCCTTGCTCGCCTGGTATCTCCGCTTGAGCTTGCCGGAATCGCCGCGCTGGCTGGAAAGCATGAACCGGATAGCCGAGGCAGAGAAGATCGTCGAAACCCTTGAAGATGAGTTGAATGCTTCAAAAATACAAACCCAGCCCACGAAAAGCATTTCGCCGGATTCGCTAAGTGCTGCCGCTTCAACTGGGCGCCGGTTGCGTTTGATTCAGCTTGGCGAACTTTGGAATCGGCGATACCGGAAGCGCACGCTGATGCTCGTGATGTTTCAAGCCCTGCAGACACTCGGCTTCTATGGATTCGCGAACTGGGCGCCGACGTTCCTGTTGAAGCGCGGCATCGGACTGCTGCATTCGCTTGATTATTCCCTGTTGATCGCGCTCATCGCACCTGTCGGTCCGCTGATCGCGTCGTTCACGGCTGACCGGCTTGAGCGCAAGTGGACCATACTCGGACTTGCGTTATCCATCGCGGCATCTGGACTGGGATTTGCGTTGTGGAGATCACCGGTGATGATCGTCGCCAGCGGTGCTCTCGTCACCCTCTGTACTAATTGGTTTTCCGCGGTCTTCCATTCCTACCAGAGCGAGTTGTTCCCAACCAGGATCCGGGCCACGGGCGTGGGCTTCACCTATAGCTGGAGCCGGCTGAGCGCCGCCCTTAGCGCCTTCCTCATCGCTGCGGTGCTCAGGCATGGAGTCACGCCGGTATTTGCCGTGCTCGCGGCAGCGATGGTTGGGGTGGCCGTCGTGATCGCGTTTGGCCCGGAAACGAATCGAAAGAGCTTGGAAGAGTTGTCACCTTAG
- a CDS encoding hybrid sensor histidine kinase/response regulator, translating into MKESGQEQRRRGGRPRARATSHASPPAPKSRKSSARAIAKKEAEFRRAFDQAAIGMALVGLDGAWLRVNPALCQIVGYSEQELLATNFQSITHPEDLSADLNFVGQMVCGEIRSYQMEKRYLHKAKHVVWVLLSVSLVYGEDGKPLFFFSQIQDISERRRIEEALQDSDKKFQALLDNSPNMIFLKDVEGRYLLVNKEFERALKVRQEQIRGKKDEEVFPREQAIAFRANDLQVLKIGIPVEFEEVARQEDGLHTSIVHKFPLFDASGKIYATGGIVTDISERKRAEEDLRHREEEHRRLIENVPEVVWKADERGKVFFISEEIERVFGYSVTEVYQQGERLWFGRMHPEDRERVQEAYSTLFNEDRPFDVEYRIQHRDGRWMWWHDRAGSVAGGLGERVAEGLLSDITQRKEIEQQVRQRLKMEAIGKLAGGLAHDFNNLVMVIKGNSEILSSVVGPNEAQRRNIEQIGKAADRAASLTRQLLAFSRMQVLQPRVLDLNAIVAEMGKMLPRLISESIEFVFAPDSTLGRVKADSGQLEQVILNLAVNARDAMPQGGKLVIETKNFNMDEESASRHQPAKPGQYVLLTVSDTGHGMDAETQSHIFEPFFTTKSQGKGTGLGLATVYGIVKQSGGFIWVYSEPGQGTTFKIYLPRVDEPLESTVPNQEKIVTVGGTETLLLVEDEEPVRELMRAFLQKNGYTVLEARNGLDALRAAERHIGTIHLLVTDMVMPKMGGWELADRLAVERSGLKVLYLSGYSEHKVAADTNRNWRGSFVQKPFSMDVFGRKVREVLDRPGKHDGASN; encoded by the coding sequence ATGAAAGAAAGCGGACAAGAACAGCGTCGTCGTGGTGGGAGGCCACGCGCTCGAGCTACCAGCCATGCCTCACCTCCGGCACCAAAAAGCAGAAAATCCTCGGCTCGCGCGATTGCTAAAAAAGAAGCTGAATTTCGGCGCGCTTTTGATCAGGCTGCGATTGGAATGGCATTGGTCGGACTGGATGGCGCCTGGCTTCGTGTTAATCCTGCGCTCTGCCAAATCGTTGGTTATTCCGAGCAGGAGTTACTCGCAACGAACTTTCAAAGCATCACGCATCCGGAAGATCTCAGCGCCGATCTTAACTTTGTTGGCCAAATGGTGTGCGGCGAAATTCGTTCCTATCAGATGGAGAAGCGATATCTCCACAAGGCAAAGCATGTCGTCTGGGTGCTGCTAAGCGTTTCGCTGGTCTACGGCGAGGACGGCAAGCCGCTTTTCTTCTTTTCACAAATTCAGGACATCAGCGAGCGCAGGCGCATCGAGGAGGCGCTGCAGGACAGCGACAAAAAGTTCCAAGCGCTTTTGGACAATAGCCCAAACATGATTTTTCTCAAGGATGTGGAAGGGCGTTATTTGCTCGTCAACAAGGAATTCGAAAGAGCGCTTAAGGTGCGCCAAGAGCAGATCAGAGGCAAGAAGGACGAGGAGGTCTTCCCCCGCGAACAGGCCATCGCTTTTCGAGCCAACGACCTCCAGGTGCTCAAGATAGGTATCCCCGTGGAATTTGAGGAAGTCGCCCGACAGGAAGACGGCCTGCATACGAGCATCGTCCACAAGTTCCCTCTATTCGATGCATCTGGAAAGATATATGCGACCGGCGGAATTGTTACCGATATCAGCGAGCGCAAGCGGGCGGAGGAGGACCTCCGTCATCGGGAAGAAGAGCATCGCCGCCTCATTGAGAACGTACCTGAGGTCGTCTGGAAGGCCGATGAGAGAGGGAAAGTATTTTTCATCAGCGAGGAGATAGAAAGAGTCTTCGGCTATAGCGTGACGGAAGTTTATCAACAGGGCGAGCGACTATGGTTCGGACGGATGCACCCTGAAGACCGCGAGCGAGTACAAGAGGCGTACTCAACGCTGTTTAATGAAGACCGGCCGTTTGACGTCGAATACCGCATACAACATAGGGATGGGCGCTGGATGTGGTGGCATGATCGCGCCGGGTCAGTTGCAGGGGGTCTCGGGGAACGAGTCGCCGAAGGCCTGCTATCGGATATCACGCAACGCAAAGAAATCGAGCAGCAGGTGCGCCAGCGACTGAAGATGGAAGCAATCGGTAAGCTCGCCGGGGGCTTGGCGCATGATTTCAACAATCTGGTGATGGTGATCAAGGGCAACAGCGAAATTCTGTCGAGTGTCGTAGGACCCAATGAAGCTCAGCGACGCAATATTGAGCAGATTGGCAAGGCAGCAGACCGAGCTGCCTCGCTGACCAGGCAACTTCTAGCATTCAGCCGGATGCAGGTGTTGCAACCGAGAGTGCTTGATCTCAACGCTATTGTGGCCGAGATGGGCAAGATGCTGCCCAGGCTGATCAGCGAGAGTATCGAATTCGTATTCGCTCCGGATTCAACATTGGGCCGTGTGAAGGCGGATTCGGGGCAGCTGGAGCAGGTGATTCTGAACCTGGCGGTAAACGCGCGCGACGCGATGCCGCAGGGCGGAAAACTGGTGATCGAAACCAAGAACTTTAATATGGACGAAGAGTCTGCCAGCAGACACCAGCCAGCGAAGCCCGGCCAATATGTGTTGCTCACCGTTAGCGACACCGGCCATGGCATGGATGCTGAGACGCAGAGTCACATCTTCGAACCATTCTTCACGACCAAAAGCCAGGGAAAGGGGACAGGGCTCGGACTGGCGACCGTGTACGGCATCGTCAAGCAGAGCGGCGGGTTCATTTGGGTTTATAGCGAACCCGGGCAGGGGACTACGTTCAAGATCTATCTGCCGCGTGTGGACGAGCCCCTCGAATCAACGGTGCCGAACCAAGAAAAGATCGTTACCGTCGGCGGAACTGAGACCCTGTTGCTGGTAGAGGATGAAGAGCCCGTCCGAGAGCTGATGAGAGCGTTTCTGCAAAAAAATGGTTATACCGTACTGGAAGCCAGGAATGGTCTCGATGCTTTGCGAGCGGCGGAACGGCACATTGGTACGATTCATCTGCTTGTAACCGACATGGTGATGCCCAAAATGGGAGGATGGGAGCTGGCTGATCGGCTGGCAGTTGAACGGTCAGGCCTCAAAGTGCTCTATTTGTCGGGATACTCCGAACACAAAGTCGCGGCGGATACGAACAGAAACTGGCGCGGATCGTTTGTTCAGAAACCTTTCTCGATGGACGTCTTTGGCCGGAAAGTGCGCGAAGTATTGGACCGCCCGGGAAAGCACGATGGAGCATCAAACTGA